A single candidate division KSB1 bacterium DNA region contains:
- a CDS encoding ATP cone domain-containing protein → MAATEKQHRNEPETLIKDERQNGTVKSLQLETWDTHKNGNGKVSKPLPHHVEVMLPTTITKRDGRVVPFDIGRIESAMARCFASFGRQPDTPVAELAKQVVNIIAAKYAHPTVEGVQDIVEMVLQAAGEYEAAKRYILYRAERAKKRRERPIPEQVRQAFAESDKYFPTQLQKFQFYDKYSRFNYDLGRRETWIETVDRAVNYLRELSQSRLQPEVYERIRRGMLEMAAMPSMRLLAMAGPAARRNNIAIYNCSYMPVESIDAFVEALIISMSGCGVGFSVESRYVENFPRIRRQSHAAPKTFVIDDSSEGWAAALRTGLQTWFDGGDIHFDYSLLRPAGAPLKTKGGRASGPEPLRKMLEFTRARILARQGSFLRPLDAHDIMCAVGNAAVSGGVRRTAMISLFDWDDAEMHHCKNGDFEHENNQRWNANNSAVWPDGGLTQVDLARQILEMVESRRGEPGIFNRRAAIDTRPARRQPAEFGTNPCGEIVLRPFEFCNLSIAIARPQDDFETLKEKVELATIIGTIQSLATHFPGLRSQWKQNCEEERLLGVDINGQLDSPIAQDAQVQKQMREFAIAVNRQTAQQLGINPSAAITCVKPSGNSSQLFDCSPGIHARWAPYYIRNVRVGAHTPIFKVLRSAGVPMDPENGQQPETANTWVVHFPVKAPEGAVTRRERTAIAQCEYWLQNKLNWTEHNPSVTITYHPDEVLDIIKWTWDHREMIGGMTFLPAFDAQYAQMPYVEISAEEYRRLAAEFPQIDFSKLYYYEEEDLTTAAQELACLAGSCDL, encoded by the coding sequence ATGGCAGCAACTGAAAAGCAGCATCGGAATGAGCCGGAAACTTTGATCAAGGACGAACGCCAAAATGGCACCGTAAAATCTCTACAGCTTGAGACGTGGGATACCCACAAAAATGGCAACGGCAAAGTGAGCAAGCCGCTGCCTCACCATGTTGAAGTCATGTTACCGACCACGATCACCAAACGTGACGGCCGTGTCGTGCCGTTTGATATCGGGCGGATCGAAAGCGCCATGGCGCGCTGCTTCGCAAGCTTTGGCCGCCAGCCGGACACTCCGGTTGCTGAACTGGCCAAGCAAGTGGTGAATATCATCGCCGCCAAATATGCCCATCCGACGGTTGAGGGCGTGCAGGATATCGTCGAAATGGTGTTGCAGGCGGCGGGTGAATATGAAGCGGCGAAACGCTACATTTTATATCGCGCCGAGCGCGCCAAGAAACGCCGCGAGCGGCCGATCCCGGAGCAGGTGCGTCAGGCTTTTGCCGAGTCCGACAAATATTTTCCCACGCAGTTGCAAAAATTTCAATTTTACGATAAGTACTCGCGGTTCAATTACGATCTCGGCCGGCGCGAAACCTGGATCGAGACCGTCGACCGCGCCGTGAATTATTTGCGCGAGCTGTCGCAATCGCGCTTGCAGCCGGAAGTCTATGAACGCATTCGCCGCGGCATGTTGGAAATGGCGGCGATGCCGTCGATGCGGCTCCTGGCGATGGCCGGCCCGGCGGCGCGGCGCAACAACATTGCGATTTACAATTGCTCGTACATGCCGGTCGAGAGCATCGACGCATTCGTCGAAGCGCTGATCATTTCGATGAGCGGCTGCGGCGTCGGCTTTTCGGTCGAAAGCCGCTACGTGGAAAATTTCCCGCGCATTCGCCGGCAATCGCACGCCGCGCCGAAAACGTTTGTGATCGACGACTCTTCCGAAGGCTGGGCTGCCGCACTGCGCACCGGTTTGCAAACCTGGTTTGACGGCGGCGACATTCATTTTGATTACTCGCTTTTGCGCCCGGCCGGCGCGCCTTTGAAAACCAAGGGCGGCCGCGCTTCCGGCCCCGAGCCGCTGCGCAAAATGCTGGAATTCACCCGTGCCCGCATTCTCGCCCGGCAAGGCAGTTTTCTGCGGCCACTCGATGCGCACGACATCATGTGCGCCGTCGGCAATGCCGCGGTTTCCGGCGGCGTGCGCCGCACCGCGATGATTTCGCTGTTTGACTGGGACGACGCGGAAATGCATCATTGCAAAAACGGCGACTTCGAGCACGAAAACAACCAGCGTTGGAACGCCAACAATTCCGCCGTGTGGCCGGACGGCGGTTTGACGCAAGTCGATTTGGCGCGGCAAATTTTGGAAATGGTCGAATCGCGCCGCGGCGAACCGGGCATTTTCAATCGCCGGGCAGCCATCGACACCCGGCCGGCGCGCCGCCAGCCGGCGGAATTTGGCACCAACCCCTGCGGCGAAATCGTGCTGCGCCCGTTCGAGTTTTGCAATTTGTCGATTGCCATCGCCCGGCCGCAGGATGATTTCGAAACGTTGAAAGAGAAAGTCGAGCTGGCCACCATCATCGGCACGATTCAATCTCTGGCGACGCATTTTCCCGGTTTGCGCTCGCAGTGGAAACAAAATTGCGAAGAAGAACGCCTGCTCGGCGTCGACATCAACGGCCAGTTGGACAGCCCCATTGCCCAGGATGCGCAGGTGCAAAAACAAATGCGCGAGTTTGCCATCGCAGTGAACCGGCAGACCGCACAGCAATTGGGCATCAATCCCTCGGCGGCGATCACCTGCGTGAAGCCATCCGGCAACTCGTCGCAGTTGTTCGATTGCTCGCCGGGCATTCACGCCCGCTGGGCCCCGTATTACATTCGCAACGTTCGTGTCGGCGCGCACACGCCGATCTTCAAAGTGCTGCGTTCCGCCGGCGTGCCGATGGATCCGGAAAATGGCCAGCAGCCGGAAACCGCCAACACCTGGGTGGTTCATTTCCCGGTAAAAGCACCGGAAGGCGCGGTCACGCGCCGGGAACGCACCGCCATCGCCCAATGCGAGTATTGGCTGCAAAACAAGCTCAATTGGACCGAGCACAATCCGAGCGTGACAATCACGTATCATCCTGATGAAGTGCTGGACATCATCAAGTGGACGTGGGATCATCGCGAGATGATCGGGGGCATGACGTTTCTGCCGGCGTTCGACGCGCAATACGCCCAGATGCCGTATGTCGAAATTTCCGCCGAGGAGTACCGCCGCTTGGCCGCGGAATTTCCGCAGATCGACTTTTCGAAGTTGTATTATTATGAAGAAGAAGACTTGACCACGGCGGCGCAGGAACTGGCGTGTTTGGCCGGGTCGTGTGATTTGTAG
- a CDS encoding DUF1175 domain-containing protein has translation MNRKYFVCVAASPFAIWLLQNCSSAPEQIPQRLAEAKTITTNHAPTRSPRDLDADGFPDACELDDEADRRNFRRWFVSIAESQLHQEDPAWRKDDHDCAGLIRFAYREALKRHDTEWLRLKPFLVDAAIADVRKYNYPGVPFLQNKIFRTREGNFNKADLHDTTFAVTALAAKLRSYNTVFLGKSLENVQPGDLLFFLNTGDVKMPQHAMIFIGDPKRPPSFDDGVIYHTGPRESDPGVLKKVRLADLLKHPDARWHPAPENPYFLGYYRWKILD, from the coding sequence ATGAATAGAAAGTATTTCGTTTGCGTGGCCGCGTCCCCCTTCGCCATTTGGCTGCTACAAAACTGCTCGAGTGCGCCGGAGCAAATACCACAACGACTTGCCGAGGCGAAAACCATAACAACAAACCATGCCCCCACCCGTTCTCCCCGAGATCTCGACGCCGATGGCTTTCCCGATGCCTGTGAGCTGGATGACGAAGCTGATCGCCGCAATTTTCGCCGCTGGTTCGTTTCGATTGCCGAATCGCAACTGCACCAAGAAGATCCTGCTTGGCGAAAAGATGATCATGACTGCGCTGGACTCATTCGCTTTGCCTATCGTGAGGCGTTGAAACGGCACGATACCGAGTGGCTCCGCCTCAAGCCGTTTCTGGTTGATGCCGCCATTGCGGATGTACGCAAATACAATTATCCCGGCGTGCCATTTTTACAAAACAAAATTTTCCGAACGCGCGAAGGCAATTTTAACAAGGCGGACTTACACGACACGACTTTTGCCGTGACCGCGCTTGCCGCGAAGCTTCGCAGCTACAACACGGTGTTTCTCGGAAAATCGCTGGAAAACGTTCAGCCGGGTGATTTGCTTTTCTTTTTGAATACCGGCGACGTGAAAATGCCACAGCACGCGATGATTTTCATCGGCGATCCGAAACGACCGCCGAGTTTCGACGACGGCGTCATTTATCACACCGGCCCGCGTGAGAGTGATCCCGGCGTTCTAAAAAAGGTGCGCTTGGCGGATTTGCTCAAACACCCTGACGCGCGCTGGCATCCGGCGCCGGAGAATCCCTATTTTTTGGGGTATTACCGGTGGAAGATTTTGGATTAG
- a CDS encoding DUF3352 domain-containing protein, whose product MKKQYYYWIAAALVLMGIAVGLFLWKGRHLTGIKAEATITEEAQEPKIALRELLPVKTEEEKFFEAVRHLTGAVFDSLSDEQKLDVLLRLADDTEATNRLLAVQKLGAIETTDNKRIEKLIVKLQDESPWVIEEAVIMLRKLRATEAAAPLRQLLTDLRKQPQIEYMPFANTAMMAVHGRVQANGEKNEFNFQLTSFAESAIPQPLELNEREEIALFILPGFQWCLALPNFKTNWRKLQNSAFGKQLVQLQAWEDFKTAAPFNRFFALQEKLNVGLGLLGGDMNLLIDPLGDEVYLAAYPGDHLLLVTPANLKAKAVNATLTALGKARSGDVAIEKQIYRGESIFHVYLNNQNASLFRYAVVDGYLVIADDEKMLVRAVASYKDKDESSLAYQSAFRQSLPQAGDVSFLLAYVDPQKFFDIDKRRQTSQTLMATVARALNEITGEQFSAPPDSLSAPSPKAVARAIDAKTLQFIPANTIFGGATTAIAPPAFWHYVSTRRAEKEAIKSFETRSNLNLGRDLISKLDNQLFYFFAGIDATGPRFFWRQLFGVRLREQKGVEPCCKRLLKYLYSPEDEIQAEDYEGVRIHYVQGPTTFEPNFAIVDGYLLMAFDRATLKAAIDAGRQRTDSIEQNYTFVTTRSRINAPENSLAYFNSEIFLNNYRSYLAAYDRMTNLFDQYDLERRVDPLFELLKATVEIAAGKFSAEGNGEMVWGMK is encoded by the coding sequence ATGAAAAAACAGTATTATTATTGGATTGCTGCGGCGCTGGTGCTGATGGGTATCGCCGTTGGTTTGTTTCTATGGAAAGGCAGGCACCTCACTGGCATCAAAGCAGAAGCGACGATCACAGAGGAAGCTCAGGAGCCCAAAATCGCCTTGCGCGAGCTGCTGCCGGTAAAAACCGAAGAAGAAAAATTTTTTGAGGCCGTTCGGCATTTGACCGGTGCGGTGTTTGACTCGCTGTCGGATGAGCAAAAGCTCGATGTCCTTCTCCGGCTCGCTGATGATACCGAAGCAACGAACCGCTTGCTTGCGGTGCAAAAACTCGGCGCAATCGAAACGACCGACAACAAACGGATCGAAAAGCTTATCGTCAAGCTCCAGGACGAAAGCCCCTGGGTCATCGAAGAAGCCGTCATCATGTTGAGGAAACTGCGTGCAACGGAAGCCGCTGCCCCGTTGCGTCAATTGCTCACTGACTTGCGCAAACAGCCGCAAATCGAATACATGCCCTTTGCCAACACGGCGATGATGGCCGTACATGGCCGTGTGCAAGCCAACGGCGAAAAAAACGAATTCAATTTTCAATTAACGTCGTTTGCAGAATCCGCGATTCCCCAACCCCTCGAGCTCAATGAACGCGAGGAAATAGCGCTCTTCATTTTACCGGGATTTCAATGGTGCCTGGCTTTGCCGAATTTTAAAACCAATTGGAGAAAACTGCAAAATTCCGCCTTCGGTAAACAACTCGTGCAACTGCAAGCCTGGGAGGATTTCAAAACCGCCGCTCCGTTCAATCGCTTTTTTGCTTTGCAAGAAAAACTCAACGTTGGGCTCGGCCTTTTAGGCGGCGACATGAATTTGCTGATCGATCCTTTGGGCGATGAAGTTTATCTTGCCGCTTACCCTGGCGATCATCTTCTCCTGGTAACGCCGGCCAATCTCAAAGCCAAGGCGGTGAATGCGACACTGACAGCGCTGGGAAAAGCTCGCAGCGGCGACGTTGCAATAGAAAAACAAATTTATCGCGGTGAAAGCATTTTTCATGTTTATCTCAATAACCAAAACGCTTCGCTATTTCGCTACGCCGTTGTCGACGGCTATCTCGTTATTGCCGATGACGAGAAAATGCTTGTACGCGCGGTTGCTTCGTATAAAGACAAAGATGAAAGCAGCCTGGCTTATCAATCGGCTTTTCGACAATCCCTACCACAGGCCGGCGACGTTTCCTTTTTGCTGGCTTATGTCGATCCGCAAAAATTCTTTGATATAGACAAGCGCCGGCAAACTTCCCAAACCTTGATGGCGACGGTGGCGCGCGCTTTAAATGAAATCACCGGCGAACAATTTTCTGCGCCGCCGGATTCCTTGTCTGCGCCATCCCCGAAAGCCGTAGCCCGAGCCATCGATGCCAAAACCTTGCAATTCATTCCAGCGAATACCATCTTTGGCGGCGCCACCACGGCAATCGCCCCGCCGGCGTTTTGGCATTACGTCAGCACGCGCCGCGCTGAGAAGGAGGCCATTAAAAGCTTCGAGACGCGCAGCAACTTGAACCTCGGGCGCGATCTCATCAGTAAATTGGACAATCAACTGTTTTATTTCTTTGCCGGTATCGACGCCACCGGCCCGCGTTTTTTCTGGCGGCAATTATTCGGCGTGCGCTTACGCGAGCAAAAAGGCGTTGAGCCATGCTGCAAGCGTTTATTGAAGTATTTGTATTCGCCCGAGGATGAAATTCAAGCCGAAGACTACGAAGGCGTGCGCATTCATTACGTGCAAGGTCCGACCACCTTTGAGCCGAACTTCGCCATCGTCGATGGTTATTTGTTGATGGCTTTTGATCGCGCCACGCTCAAAGCCGCGATCGACGCCGGCCGGCAACGCACTGATTCGATCGAGCAAAATTACACATTTGTCACGACGCGCAGCCGCATCAATGCCCCCGAAAATTCGCTCGCCTACTTCAATTCGGAAATTTTTCTGAACAATTATCGAAGTTATTTGGCGGCGTATGATCGCATGACCAATCTCTTTGACCAGTACGACTTGGAAAGGCGCGTCGATCCGCTCTTTGAACTTCTCAAGGCGACTGTCGAAATCGCAGCGGGAAAATTCAGCGCCGAAGGGAATGGGGAGATGGTTTGGGGGATGAAGTAA